A genomic window from Triticum urartu cultivar G1812 chromosome 7, Tu2.1, whole genome shotgun sequence includes:
- the LOC125524514 gene encoding uncharacterized protein LOC125524514 isoform X5, with translation MDRQGNGDPGNDESATASWEVGGGSEAGAEVTGVTRGSEPEAEGVRGGVLAGVTAGPVGGGSKAQAERVVAEASSKAGGGSVAGAEVEGSSASFVAEGMGVPLVLTAAEMAAQGFDIGVDIVLATMEEEEDVDPDAEAEFDAMMLATDNLRFAQNSRQVPPADTFQPVNENEVNVDPVAEAEFDAMILAANNFRFAQQMRQVPSADTFQPENENEDERVPTNQPNPENDTLYGSSISQQIQNDTLHGSSIPQGGDSNTLHGSSIPQGGDNDPGSATWFKLKVPSAFQEKV, from the exons ATGGATCGTCAGGGGAACGGGGATCCGGGGAACGACGAGTCGGCGACGGCGTCCTGGGAGGTGGGCGGGGGCTCCGAGGCCGGGGCGGAGGTGACGGGGGTTACCAGGGGCTCCGAGCCTGAGGCGGAGGGGGTCCGGGGTGGCGTCCTGGCGGGGGTGACCGCGGGCCCGGTGGGTGGAGGCTCCAAGGCCCAGGCGGAGAGGGTCGTGGCGGAGGCGTCTTCCAAGGCGGGCGGGGGCTCCGTGGCCGGGGCGGAGGTTGAGGGGTCCTCTGCTAGCTTCGTGGCGGAGGGGATGGGGGTACCTCTGGTCCTGACGGCGGCGGAGATGGCCGCTCAGGGCTTCGACATCGGCGTCGACATCGTGCTGGCaaccatggaggaggaggaggatgtggatCCGGACGCCGAAGCAGAGTTCGACGCGATGATGCTGGCCACCGACAACCTCCGATTTGCTCAAAATTCGCGCCAG GTACCCCCTGCTGATACCTTCCAGCCTGTAAATGAAAATGAGGTAAATGTGGATCCGGTCGCCGAGGCAGAGTTCGACGCGATGATTCTGGCCGCCAACAACTTCCGATTTGCTCAACAGATGCGCCAG GTACCCTCTGCTGATACCTTCCAGCCTGAAAACGAAAATGAG GATGAAAGGGTTCCCACCAATCAACCCAATCCTGAGAATGACACTTTATATGGATCTTCCATATCTCAGCAGATTCAAAATGATACTTTACATGGTTCTTCAATACCTCAGGGGGGTGATAGTAATACATTACATGGATCTTCCATTCCTCAGGGGGGTGATAATGATCCTGGATCTGCAACTTGGTTCAAGCTTAAGGTCCCAAGTGCGTTCCAAG AGAAAGTTTGA
- the LOC125524514 gene encoding uncharacterized protein LOC125524514 isoform X2, which produces MDRQGNGDPGNDESATASWEVGGGSEAGAEVTGVTRGSEPEAEGVRGGVLAGVTAGPVGGGSKAQAERVVAEASSKAGGGSVAGAEVEGSSASFVAEGMGVPLVLTAAEMAAQGFDIGVDIVLATMEEEEDVDPDAEAEFDAMMLATDNLRFAQNSRQPVNENEVNVDPVAEAEFDAMILAANNFRFAQQMRQVPSADTFQPENENEDERVPTNQPNPENDTLYGSSISQQIQNDTLHGSSIPQGGDSNTLHGSSIPQGGDNDPGSATWFKLKVPSAFQGHGHVAAGRGRPCRGRAEPRGLHRAATGPMPLGAALCWGAAAPSGPHPSPASSSPSTSPLTAAMCRSPHQVPLPLYFGFFEAVLTFVDAQAISSMS; this is translated from the exons ATGGATCGTCAGGGGAACGGGGATCCGGGGAACGACGAGTCGGCGACGGCGTCCTGGGAGGTGGGCGGGGGCTCCGAGGCCGGGGCGGAGGTGACGGGGGTTACCAGGGGCTCCGAGCCTGAGGCGGAGGGGGTCCGGGGTGGCGTCCTGGCGGGGGTGACCGCGGGCCCGGTGGGTGGAGGCTCCAAGGCCCAGGCGGAGAGGGTCGTGGCGGAGGCGTCTTCCAAGGCGGGCGGGGGCTCCGTGGCCGGGGCGGAGGTTGAGGGGTCCTCTGCTAGCTTCGTGGCGGAGGGGATGGGGGTACCTCTGGTCCTGACGGCGGCGGAGATGGCCGCTCAGGGCTTCGACATCGGCGTCGACATCGTGCTGGCaaccatggaggaggaggaggatgtggatCCGGACGCCGAAGCAGAGTTCGACGCGATGATGCTGGCCACCGACAACCTCCGATTTGCTCAAAATTCGCGCCAG CCTGTAAATGAAAATGAGGTAAATGTGGATCCGGTCGCCGAGGCAGAGTTCGACGCGATGATTCTGGCCGCCAACAACTTCCGATTTGCTCAACAGATGCGCCAG GTACCCTCTGCTGATACCTTCCAGCCTGAAAACGAAAATGAG GATGAAAGGGTTCCCACCAATCAACCCAATCCTGAGAATGACACTTTATATGGATCTTCCATATCTCAGCAGATTCAAAATGATACTTTACATGGTTCTTCAATACCTCAGGGGGGTGATAGTAATACATTACATGGATCTTCCATTCCTCAGGGGGGTGATAATGATCCTGGATCTGCAACTTGGTTCAAGCTTAAGGTCCCAAGTGCGTTCCAAG GTCATGGCCATGTTGCTGCAGGGAGAGGGCGACCCTGTCGTGGGCGTGCCGAACCGCGGGGGCTGCACAGAGCCGCTACCGGGCCCATGCCGCTGGGGGCTGCGCTGTGCTGGGGCGCTGCCGCCCCTTCGGGCCCGCATCCGTCGCCTGCGTCGTCCTCACCATCGACTTCTCCGTTGACTGCTGCTATgtgccgctcgccccaccaagtcccccttcctctctacttTGGATTTTTCGAGGCTGTCTTAACTTTTGTCGACGCGCAGGCAATCTCCAGCATGAGTTGA
- the LOC125524514 gene encoding uncharacterized protein LOC125524514 isoform X1: protein MDRQGNGDPGNDESATASWEVGGGSEAGAEVTGVTRGSEPEAEGVRGGVLAGVTAGPVGGGSKAQAERVVAEASSKAGGGSVAGAEVEGSSASFVAEGMGVPLVLTAAEMAAQGFDIGVDIVLATMEEEEDVDPDAEAEFDAMMLATDNLRFAQNSRQVPPADTFQPVNENEVNVDPVAEAEFDAMILAANNFRFAQQMRQVPSADTFQPENENEDERVPTNQPNPENDTLYGSSISQQIQNDTLHGSSIPQGGDSNTLHGSSIPQGGDNDPGSATWFKLKVPSAFQGHGHVAAGRGRPCRGRAEPRGLHRAATGPMPLGAALCWGAAAPSGPHPSPASSSPSTSPLTAAMCRSPHQVPLPLYFGFFEAVLTFVDAQAISSMS, encoded by the exons ATGGATCGTCAGGGGAACGGGGATCCGGGGAACGACGAGTCGGCGACGGCGTCCTGGGAGGTGGGCGGGGGCTCCGAGGCCGGGGCGGAGGTGACGGGGGTTACCAGGGGCTCCGAGCCTGAGGCGGAGGGGGTCCGGGGTGGCGTCCTGGCGGGGGTGACCGCGGGCCCGGTGGGTGGAGGCTCCAAGGCCCAGGCGGAGAGGGTCGTGGCGGAGGCGTCTTCCAAGGCGGGCGGGGGCTCCGTGGCCGGGGCGGAGGTTGAGGGGTCCTCTGCTAGCTTCGTGGCGGAGGGGATGGGGGTACCTCTGGTCCTGACGGCGGCGGAGATGGCCGCTCAGGGCTTCGACATCGGCGTCGACATCGTGCTGGCaaccatggaggaggaggaggatgtggatCCGGACGCCGAAGCAGAGTTCGACGCGATGATGCTGGCCACCGACAACCTCCGATTTGCTCAAAATTCGCGCCAG GTACCCCCTGCTGATACCTTCCAGCCTGTAAATGAAAATGAGGTAAATGTGGATCCGGTCGCCGAGGCAGAGTTCGACGCGATGATTCTGGCCGCCAACAACTTCCGATTTGCTCAACAGATGCGCCAG GTACCCTCTGCTGATACCTTCCAGCCTGAAAACGAAAATGAG GATGAAAGGGTTCCCACCAATCAACCCAATCCTGAGAATGACACTTTATATGGATCTTCCATATCTCAGCAGATTCAAAATGATACTTTACATGGTTCTTCAATACCTCAGGGGGGTGATAGTAATACATTACATGGATCTTCCATTCCTCAGGGGGGTGATAATGATCCTGGATCTGCAACTTGGTTCAAGCTTAAGGTCCCAAGTGCGTTCCAAG GTCATGGCCATGTTGCTGCAGGGAGAGGGCGACCCTGTCGTGGGCGTGCCGAACCGCGGGGGCTGCACAGAGCCGCTACCGGGCCCATGCCGCTGGGGGCTGCGCTGTGCTGGGGCGCTGCCGCCCCTTCGGGCCCGCATCCGTCGCCTGCGTCGTCCTCACCATCGACTTCTCCGTTGACTGCTGCTATgtgccgctcgccccaccaagtcccccttcctctctacttTGGATTTTTCGAGGCTGTCTTAACTTTTGTCGACGCGCAGGCAATCTCCAGCATGAGTTGA
- the LOC125524514 gene encoding uncharacterized protein LOC125524514 isoform X3 produces MDRQGNGDPGNDESATASWEVGGGSEAGAEVTGVTRGSEPEAEGVRGGVLAGVTAGPVGGGSKAQAERVVAEASSKAGGGSVAGAEVEGSSASFVAEGMGVPLVLTAAEMAAQGFDIGVDIVLATMEEEEDVDPDAEAEFDAMMLATDNLRFAQNSRQVPPADTFQPVNENEVNVDPVAEAEFDAMILAANNFRFAQQMRQVPSADTFQPENENEDERVPTNQPNPENDTLYGSSISQQIQNDTLHGSSIPQGGDSNTLHGSSIPQGGDNDPGSATWFKLKVPSAFQGHGHVAAGRGRPCRGRAEPRGLHRAATGPMPLGAALCWGAAAPSGPHPSPASSSPSTSPLTAAMQSPA; encoded by the exons ATGGATCGTCAGGGGAACGGGGATCCGGGGAACGACGAGTCGGCGACGGCGTCCTGGGAGGTGGGCGGGGGCTCCGAGGCCGGGGCGGAGGTGACGGGGGTTACCAGGGGCTCCGAGCCTGAGGCGGAGGGGGTCCGGGGTGGCGTCCTGGCGGGGGTGACCGCGGGCCCGGTGGGTGGAGGCTCCAAGGCCCAGGCGGAGAGGGTCGTGGCGGAGGCGTCTTCCAAGGCGGGCGGGGGCTCCGTGGCCGGGGCGGAGGTTGAGGGGTCCTCTGCTAGCTTCGTGGCGGAGGGGATGGGGGTACCTCTGGTCCTGACGGCGGCGGAGATGGCCGCTCAGGGCTTCGACATCGGCGTCGACATCGTGCTGGCaaccatggaggaggaggaggatgtggatCCGGACGCCGAAGCAGAGTTCGACGCGATGATGCTGGCCACCGACAACCTCCGATTTGCTCAAAATTCGCGCCAG GTACCCCCTGCTGATACCTTCCAGCCTGTAAATGAAAATGAGGTAAATGTGGATCCGGTCGCCGAGGCAGAGTTCGACGCGATGATTCTGGCCGCCAACAACTTCCGATTTGCTCAACAGATGCGCCAG GTACCCTCTGCTGATACCTTCCAGCCTGAAAACGAAAATGAG GATGAAAGGGTTCCCACCAATCAACCCAATCCTGAGAATGACACTTTATATGGATCTTCCATATCTCAGCAGATTCAAAATGATACTTTACATGGTTCTTCAATACCTCAGGGGGGTGATAGTAATACATTACATGGATCTTCCATTCCTCAGGGGGGTGATAATGATCCTGGATCTGCAACTTGGTTCAAGCTTAAGGTCCCAAGTGCGTTCCAAG GTCATGGCCATGTTGCTGCAGGGAGAGGGCGACCCTGTCGTGGGCGTGCCGAACCGCGGGGGCTGCACAGAGCCGCTACCGGGCCCATGCCGCTGGGGGCTGCGCTGTGCTGGGGCGCTGCCGCCCCTTCGGGCCCGCATCCGTCGCCTGCGTCGTCCTCACCATCGACTTCTCCGTTGACTGCTGCTAT GCAATCTCCAGCATGA
- the LOC125524514 gene encoding uncharacterized protein LOC125524514 isoform X4, with amino-acid sequence MDRQGNGDPGNDESATASWEVGGGSEAGAEVTGVTRGSEPEAEGVRGGVLAGVTAGPVGGGSKAQAERVVAEASSKAGGGSVAGAEVEGSSASFVAEGMGVPLVLTAAEMAAQGFDIGVDIVLATMEEEEDVDPDAEAEFDAMMLATDNLRFAQNSRQVPPADTFQPVNENEVNVDPVAEAEFDAMILAANNFRFAQQMRQVPSADTFQPENENEDERVPTNQPNPENDTLYGSSISQQIQNDTLHGSSIPQGGDSNTLHGSSIPQGGDNDPGSATWFKLKVPSAFQGLTVLWRC; translated from the exons ATGGATCGTCAGGGGAACGGGGATCCGGGGAACGACGAGTCGGCGACGGCGTCCTGGGAGGTGGGCGGGGGCTCCGAGGCCGGGGCGGAGGTGACGGGGGTTACCAGGGGCTCCGAGCCTGAGGCGGAGGGGGTCCGGGGTGGCGTCCTGGCGGGGGTGACCGCGGGCCCGGTGGGTGGAGGCTCCAAGGCCCAGGCGGAGAGGGTCGTGGCGGAGGCGTCTTCCAAGGCGGGCGGGGGCTCCGTGGCCGGGGCGGAGGTTGAGGGGTCCTCTGCTAGCTTCGTGGCGGAGGGGATGGGGGTACCTCTGGTCCTGACGGCGGCGGAGATGGCCGCTCAGGGCTTCGACATCGGCGTCGACATCGTGCTGGCaaccatggaggaggaggaggatgtggatCCGGACGCCGAAGCAGAGTTCGACGCGATGATGCTGGCCACCGACAACCTCCGATTTGCTCAAAATTCGCGCCAG GTACCCCCTGCTGATACCTTCCAGCCTGTAAATGAAAATGAGGTAAATGTGGATCCGGTCGCCGAGGCAGAGTTCGACGCGATGATTCTGGCCGCCAACAACTTCCGATTTGCTCAACAGATGCGCCAG GTACCCTCTGCTGATACCTTCCAGCCTGAAAACGAAAATGAG GATGAAAGGGTTCCCACCAATCAACCCAATCCTGAGAATGACACTTTATATGGATCTTCCATATCTCAGCAGATTCAAAATGATACTTTACATGGTTCTTCAATACCTCAGGGGGGTGATAGTAATACATTACATGGATCTTCCATTCCTCAGGGGGGTGATAATGATCCTGGATCTGCAACTTGGTTCAAGCTTAAGGTCCCAAGTGCGTTCCAAG GTCTCACTGTGTTATGgcgctgctag